A genomic region of Mycobacterium senriense contains the following coding sequences:
- a CDS encoding alpha/beta hydrolase translates to MRIVYDVWTPDTAPRAVLVLSHGLGEYARRYDHVAKRFGEAGLVTYALDHRGHGRSGGKRVLVRDIHEYTADFDTLVGIATREHHGLKCIVLGHSMGGGIVFAYGVERPDNYDLMVLSGPAVAAQDQVSPLLALAAKVLGAVVPGLPAQDLDVDAISRDPAVVAAYKDDPLVYHGKMPAGIGRALLQVGETMPQRAPALTAPLLVVHGEQDRLISVAGSRRLVECVGSTDVELKVYAGLYHEVFNEPEREQVLDDVVAWITARL, encoded by the coding sequence GTGCGCATCGTCTACGACGTCTGGACACCCGACACCGCACCGCGGGCGGTCCTGGTGCTGTCACACGGTCTCGGGGAGTACGCCCGCCGCTACGACCACGTCGCCAAGCGCTTCGGTGAGGCGGGGCTGGTCACATATGCGCTGGACCATCGCGGCCACGGCCGCTCCGGCGGTAAGCGGGTGCTGGTGCGCGACATCCACGAGTACACCGCCGACTTCGACACCCTGGTCGGCATCGCCACCCGGGAACACCACGGGCTCAAGTGCATCGTGCTGGGGCACAGCATGGGCGGCGGCATCGTCTTCGCCTACGGCGTCGAACGTCCGGACAACTACGACCTGATGGTGCTGTCGGGGCCCGCGGTGGCGGCCCAGGATCAGGTGTCGCCGCTGCTGGCGCTGGCCGCCAAGGTGCTCGGTGCCGTGGTGCCCGGGCTGCCGGCCCAAGACCTCGACGTCGATGCCATCTCCCGGGACCCCGCGGTGGTGGCCGCCTACAAAGACGATCCGCTGGTGTACCACGGCAAGATGCCCGCCGGCATCGGGCGGGCGTTGCTGCAGGTCGGCGAGACCATGCCGCAGCGGGCACCGGCCCTGACGGCACCGCTGCTGGTGGTGCACGGCGAGCAGGACCGGCTGATCTCCGTCGCGGGCAGCCGTCGCCTGGTCGAGTGTGTCGGGTCCACCGACGTCGAGTTGAAGGTCTACGCGGGGCTCTACCACGAGGTTTTCAACGAGCCCGAGCGCGAACAGGTGCTCGATGACGTGGTCGCCTGGATCACCGCCCGGCTGTGA